In Candidatus Thermoplasmatota archaeon, the genomic stretch TTATACCGATTTAGTATGGAAAATCATACAAAAATACCCTCTAAGTATATGGATCTAATACATTTGCTAGAGATGGGTGGGTTAGACTCTCCCAGCCATGGTGTAGATGTTAATTCAACCGTTCCTGAATTCAGAATAAAGTCGGACGACGATTGTTTCATCGTAGAATATCCTTCCTCTTTTCCTTCGAGATTAAGGGGGTATATTCTCCTGAAAGTATCTGGAATACTTGAATTTATTTCTGAAGAGCAGTATGCCAAAAGTTCGTATTACCTAATACTAGTAAGTAAGTGCAGGGGAAGGGATTTGAACCCCCGAACCTCTTCAGGAACAGATCTTGAGTCTGTCGCCGTAGACCAGGCTTGGCTACCCCTGCAACAGCAACATGATGATATTTGGTACCGCCTGCAATTAGAAGGAGATGTATAATAAGATTATTGTTTTAACATTATTGTTTTGCTACAAAAAGAGGAAGAAACGCATACTTGTTACAGAATTGGGAGTTTTTTTGGTTTGCTATGCATTGCTTTTTCGACAGCACTAACAAGAGTATCCATGTCAAAGGGTTTTGTGATATATTCAAAGATATATGGGTATATCTCGTTGAATTCTTCTCCTTGAATCTTTTTTGCAGTTAGAACAATAATGATATTTTTTTCTATAAATCCCTCGGTAATCATTTGTTTAATTGTTTCGATACCATCTAGAACCGGCATCATTAGATCGAGCAGAATGATCCCTTCGAAACCATCTTCGAGTTTTTTGATACATTCAGCACCGTTTTCAGCGGTAACAACATTGATGTTTTTAGCTTCAAAAAGCATGCGTAAGCTTATCAGGATATCTGGGTCATCATCGACAATCATGAGTTGTTTTGGTTGCTTGTGTTCTGAAGTCATAACAACAGCGATATACATATATAATTATTAAAAATTACTTAAACAAAATATTTCAGGCAAGTGAGCGCATCGTTCTGAACTAAAAAGATTTAACGAGTATATGTAGGAGTTTTTAAATATCAAAAACTGAATGCGAGAATGTTCATGGTAGACTATAGGATTGGTGTGTTGACGAGTGGTGGGGATGCCCCAGGAATGAATGCTGCACTTCGGGCTGTGGTACGTACCAGTATCTTCAATCAGTGTAAAATCTTTGGGATAAAACAGGGTTATCAAGGGATGATTGATGGTAATATCGATGAGTTAACGCTTTCTTCAGTTAGTAACATTATCAAATCAGGTGGTACGTTTATTCAAACTGCGCGATGTCAGGACTTTTTTTCCAACGAGGGAAGAAAAAAAGCCTATGAAAATTTAGTTCGATATGGTATTTCTCATCTGATTGTCATCGGAGGAGATGGTTCGTTCCGTGGTCTGCATGAATTTTTATCTGAGTATCCAATTCGAGGAATTGGTGTCCCTGGAACCATTGATAATGATCTCTATGGAACTGACTACACCATAGGATTTGATACTGCAGTTAATACTGCTCTTGAGGCTATTGATAAAATTCGCGATACTGCAGCATCACATTCACGGATTTTTATTATCGAAGTGATGGGGAGGAA encodes the following:
- the pfkA gene encoding 6-phosphofructokinase, with the translated sequence MVDYRIGVLTSGGDAPGMNAALRAVVRTSIFNQCKIFGIKQGYQGMIDGNIDELTLSSVSNIIKSGGTFIQTARCQDFFSNEGRKKAYENLVRYGISHLIVIGGDGSFRGLHEFLSEYPIRGIGVPGTIDNDLYGTDYTIGFDTAVNTALEAIDKIRDTAASHSRIFIIEVMGRNSGYIGLFTGIGGGAEDIIIPETTTDINAICRQLELGRKRGKKSSIIVVAEGGAVGNAMTVKQEIEKYADWDIKVSILGHIQRGGSPTAFDRVLASRLGYEAVLALLRGESDKMVGMVNNGVILTPLQDTWMKKKSLDMDYIRMAKILAT
- a CDS encoding response regulator produces the protein MTSEHKQPKQLMIVDDDPDILISLRMLFEAKNINVVTAENGAECIKKLEDGFEGIILLDLMMPVLDGIETIKQMITEGFIEKNIIIVLTAKKIQGEEFNEIYPYIFEYITKPFDMDTLVSAVEKAMHSKPKKLPIL